The sequence TCCACGATCTGCTTGGGCAGCTCCGGCACGTTCAGCGACCAGCCCTTGGGGTTGGGCTTGCCGTCGACGAAGGACGGCCCGACGTTGGCGACCGCCTCCACGATGATCGCCAGCACGGTCGAGGCCAGGATGCCGATCAGGATCGCGCCGCGCACCCGGCGTACCACCAGCACCAGGGTCAGCAACAGGCCGACCACGAAGACCAGCATCGGCCAGCTGACGATCTTGCCGTTGATGCCCAGGCCCACCGGCACGGTGGTGTTGGCCACGTCCGGAACGCGTCGGACGAAGCCGGCGTCGACCAGGCCGATGATGGTGAGGAAGAGGCCGATGCCGACGCCGATGGCCGTCTTCAGCTGGGTGGGGACCGAGCGGAAGACCGCGGTACGCAGCCCGGTGAGGACCAGCACGGCGATGATCACACCCTCGATCACCACCAGGCCCATCGCGTCCGCCCAGGTCATCTCCGGGGCGATCTCGTACGCGACCAGCGCGTTCACGCCGAGACCGGCGGCCAGCGCCATCGGGAATCGTCCGACGACGCCCATCAGCATCGTCATCAGGCCGGCGACCAGGGCAGTTGCGGCGGCCAGTGCGGGGATCGAGAGCTTCTTGCCGTCACCGTCGACGGCGCCGCCCAGGATCAGCGGGTTCAACACCACGATGTACGCCATCGTGAAGAAGGTCGCCAGACCACCCCGTACCTCGCGGCTCATCGTCGAACCGCGGGCGGTGATCTCGAAGAACCGGTCGAAACCGGTGCGGGGGTGGGCGGGATCGGGTGGAGTGCCGTTGTCCGGCGGCGCAATGGCCATCAGGTCCCTCGCAGGTGATCTTCGGTTGTCGCGCGCATCGTCCCAGATCACCGGCCGGCAGGAAAAGTTGATCGCGTACGCTTTTCCCCGTGCCACAGGAGCAAGCGCCGCGGCCCGAGCCGCTCGACCCGCCGATGGTCCCGTTCGCGGTCGCCGGGCTGATCGCCTGGGCGGTCGTCGGCCTCGTCCTGCTGGTCTTCTTTCGGGGCTGGCTCACCGAGCACGGGCACCAGAACTGGCTCTGGACCTGCCTGGCCGGTTTCCTGTGGGGCTTTCCCGGCCTGGCCGTGATGATGCGGCACGACGCCAACCGGCGCCGCCGTCGCGAATCGTCCCCGCGGGACTGACCGTCAGGAGTGGCCGTACGGCTCCGCCGGCTCGGCCGACTCCACCGACCCGGGCGCGCGACTGACCGACACGGCCTCCACCGCGCTGTCGTCGTAGACCGTGGGCGCCTCGTCGACCGGGGACTCCGCCGCTTCGACCAGCGCCTCGGAGTGCGCGCCACAGCCGTGGTCGGCGCTGACCACCCGGCCGTCGTCCGGGGCGTAGAAGTTGCCGCAGGCGCCGAAGGCCTGCCGCATCGCGCCGGCCAGCGGCAGGTAGAAGCCACAGGTGCCGCAGCGGGCGGCGGCGGGTGCCGCCACCGAGATCGGCGCGGACGGGCCGTGGTCGCCCTCGTACCAGCGTTCGGCGGTCTCGGAGCGCCCCTCGCGGGACAGCACCCGGGGCCGGCCGAGACCGAGCTCCCAGGAGACCTCCTCGACCGCCGGGTCGTCGGAGAGCAGGTAGCCCGGGGCCAGCCGCTCGTCGTCCGGCGCGGTGGGCAGCAGGTCGCCCGGGCCGAGGTCGCCCGGCTTGAGCCGCTCCTGCCAGGGCAGCCAGCTCGGGGCGAGCAGAGCGTCGGAGCCGGGCAGCAGCACGGTCTCGCAGACCGTGACGTGCTTGCTGCGCGGCACCCGGGTCACGGTGACCGCCCACCGCCAGCCGCGGTAGCCGGCGAGCCGGCACTCGAAGTAGTGCGTGACGACCCGGTCGCCCTCGGCGACGGCGCGCAGGTGATCACCGACGTCGGAGGGCTCCACCTCGGTGATGGCGTCGCGCGCCACGTCGACGGCGGCGGCGCAGACCTGGTCGAGGCGGGCGGCGCGGGTGGAGGCGGGCCTGGTCACCCGTCCATTGTTCCCCATGCGCGTCGCCGCCTGACAGGGACTCCCCGATGACGTCTTCCGCAGGTGGCGCGACGGGCGTGGATCAGATGGGCGAGGATGGTGCACATGCCGCTCTCCTCCCGCTCCGGGCGGTCCGTCCTCGGCCGGACCGTCGGCACGGGCATCCGCTCCGTACGTCTGCTGTTCCGCGGATCACTGCGCGGAGGACGCTGGATGACCCGCCGGGCGGGATCCGCGCGGGCCCGGGGAGCCGGCGGTGAGGTCGGCATGGTCCGCCTCTTCGACCTGCACGCGGTCTCCTGCGCCGGTGACACGCTTATCGCGATCGGCCTGGCGGGGACGATCTTCTTCGACGTCCCGCTCGGCGAGGCGCGCAGCAAGGTCGCGCTCTACCTGCTGGTCACGATGGTGCCGTTCGCCATGCTCGCGCCGGTGGTCGGCCCGCTGCTCGACCACTTCCGGCACGGCCGCCGGTACGCCCTGGCCACCACCATGCTCGGCCGGGCGTTCCTGGCCTGGTTGATCTCGGACTACATCGGCGGCCTCGGGCTCTACCCGGCCGCGTTCGGCGTGCTCGCGCTCTCCCGGGCGTACGGGGTGGCCCGCTCGGCGGCCGTGCCCCGACTGCTGCCCGAGGGGCTCGGCCTCTCCCAGGTGGGTGCCCGGGCCAGCGTCTACGGCACGGTGGCCGGCGCGCTGGTGGCGCCGATCGGGCTGGCCGCGTTCTGGTTCGGGCCGCAGTGGCCGCTGCGGGTGGCCTCGGTGATCTTCCTGGTCGGCATGGTGATCGCGTTGCGGCTGCCACCGAAGGCGGACTCCGAACCGCCGGAGCGGGTGCCCCGCCCGTGGCGCGGGCTGAACCCCGACCGGGACCGGCCCCTCGGCCGGGGTCGCCCGGCCGGCCGCCTGGTGATCGCCACCCTGATCGGCGCGGCGGCACCGCGTGCGCTCTACGGCTTCCTGCTGCTCTTCCTCGCGTTCGCGCTCAAGAAGGGCGACCTGAACACCGACTTCTTCGGTCGGGAACTCAACGGCCAGGCTGCCTTGGGCCTGGTCGGCGGGGCGCTGGCGGTGGGCGGCTTCCTGGCCACCGCGCTCGGCACCCGGCTGCACATCCACCGGCCCGCCGCGATCCAGTCGA comes from Micromonospora purpureochromogenes and encodes:
- a CDS encoding MFS transporter, encoding MPLSSRSGRSVLGRTVGTGIRSVRLLFRGSLRGGRWMTRRAGSARARGAGGEVGMVRLFDLHAVSCAGDTLIAIGLAGTIFFDVPLGEARSKVALYLLVTMVPFAMLAPVVGPLLDHFRHGRRYALATTMLGRAFLAWLISDYIGGLGLYPAAFGVLALSRAYGVARSAAVPRLLPEGLGLSQVGARASVYGTVAGALVAPIGLAAFWFGPQWPLRVASVIFLVGMVIALRLPPKADSEPPERVPRPWRGLNPDRDRPLGRGRPAGRLVIATLIGAAAPRALYGFLLLFLAFALKKGDLNTDFFGRELNGQAALGLVGGALAVGGFLATALGTRLHIHRPAAIQSSSMVIVAGVAVLATVKFSLPMVAVLCLVAALTSGISKLAVDASIQERIPERLRASSFAHSETALMLAFVAGGGLGLVPFEGRVGIAVAAGVGVLAAVRGIVVAGRLRGERLIGRPLTDEELADHDVPEDATPGTSAPDGPDGDRPGPAHGPNGDRPGPAHEPHGAGRDRPGRTHEPHTAGSHDRDAAEEAATAAAAQAAPTSPAPTGHRSPDTAGDDAGLAPPGYHIYRPSSAVARPGGADDDQRRQSPGSVS
- a CDS encoding DUF3027 domain-containing protein — protein: MGNNGRVTRPASTRAARLDQVCAAAVDVARDAITEVEPSDVGDHLRAVAEGDRVVTHYFECRLAGYRGWRWAVTVTRVPRSKHVTVCETVLLPGSDALLAPSWLPWQERLKPGDLGPGDLLPTAPDDERLAPGYLLSDDPAVEEVSWELGLGRPRVLSREGRSETAERWYEGDHGPSAPISVAAPAAARCGTCGFYLPLAGAMRQAFGACGNFYAPDDGRVVSADHGCGAHSEALVEAAESPVDEAPTVYDDSAVEAVSVSRAPGSVESAEPAEPYGHS
- a CDS encoding NCS2 family permease; the protein is MAIAPPDNGTPPDPAHPRTGFDRFFEITARGSTMSREVRGGLATFFTMAYIVVLNPLILGGAVDGDGKKLSIPALAAATALVAGLMTMLMGVVGRFPMALAAGLGVNALVAYEIAPEMTWADAMGLVVIEGVIIAVLVLTGLRTAVFRSVPTQLKTAIGVGIGLFLTIIGLVDAGFVRRVPDVANTTVPVGLGINGKIVSWPMLVFVVGLLLTLVLVVRRVRGAILIGILASTVLAIIVEAVANVGPSFVDGKPNPKGWSLNVPELPKQIVDVPDLSLLGNFNVLDSWSRAGWLVPLMFVFTLLITDFFDTMGTMVAIGQEGSMLDEQGTPPRAKEILLVDSIAAAAGGAASVSSNTSYIESAAGVGEGARTGVANLVTGAMFLLAMFLAPLSVVVPFEAASTALVVVGFLMMTAVRTIDWTDYEIAIPAFLTITFMPFTYSISNGIGAGIISYVVLKLAKGKAREIHPLLYGVAALFVLYFLRGPIESAVL
- a CDS encoding DUF2530 domain-containing protein yields the protein MVPFAVAGLIAWAVVGLVLLVFFRGWLTEHGHQNWLWTCLAGFLWGFPGLAVMMRHDANRRRRRESSPRD